In Bacillaceae bacterium S4-13-56, the sequence CATGGAGAGATTCGGTTCTGATAAGCCAGATACACGATTCGAAATGGAACTTAAAACCGTATCAGAAGTAGTGAAAAGTTCTGGATTTAAAGTGTTTAGTGGCGCTGTTGATTCCGGTGGTAAAGTAAGTGCTATAAATGTAAAAGGAAAAGCAAGTGAGTTTTCGAGGAAAGACATAGATGCATTAACTGAATTTGTAAAGGTATATGGTGCAAAAGGTTTGGCATGGCTGAAAGTTGAGGAAGAAGAATTCAAAGGTCCAATTGCCAAATTCCTATCTAACGAGGAAGTAAAGGGGCTACAACAGATTTTAAATGCAGAGGATCAAGACCTTCTTTTATTTGTTGCTGATAAAACACAAGTGGTATATGACAGTCTTGGTGCTTTAAGATTGAAAATAGGGAAAGAACTAGGTTTGATTGATGAATCAAAGTTTAATTTTCTCTGGGTGACGGACTGGCCATTACTGGAATATGATGAGGAACTTGGACGATACTTTGCAGCTCATCACCCATTTACTATGCCTCAGGTGGAAGACATTGAAAAATTAAAGGATAATCCTGGTGAAGTAAAAGCTCAAGCCTATGACCTAGTGCTAAATGGATATGAACTTGGCGGAGGGTCTCTACGTATATATCAAAAAGAAATCCAGGATCAAATGTTTGATATACTTGGTTTTTCGCAGGAAGAAGCAAAGGAACAATTTGGTTTTCTATTGGAAGCTCTAGAATATGGGGCGCCGCCACATGGAGGAATAGCTTTAGGGCTAGATCGAATTGTCATGCTACTTTCAGGAAGAACCAATTTGAGAGATACAATATTATTCCCGAAAACGGCATCTGCATCCTGTCTCTTAACAGAAGCACCTTCTCCAGTTGCTAATGCTCAGTTACAAGAATTGAATTTATCTCTTACCAAAAAAGACAGCAATAACGATTAAAATGGATTAGAAGTATAGTTTTGGTTAGTTTTCTCCTTCGGGTGAATCTTGAAGCTTGAGAAAAAATATGGTATTATTCAAGTATAGAAAGATCCAATCCTGATGTGTTCGTTGTTTTAAAAATCGTTTTGACCGAACATCAAAACAATGGGAGCTTAATTGGTTTTCATGTGGCATGCAAGCCTCATTATTTATGAATGAGAGGAAGCATAAAGCATGAAACAGGGCACCCACCTGCTAGGAGCGGGTTCAAAACTTGGCAAAACGACGGCACGATTGGGATTGGGTACATAATTGTAAATCCTTAAGGGAATCCCTAAGGATT encodes:
- the aspS gene encoding aspartate--tRNA ligase, whose protein sequence is MSSRTQCGKVHMEQEGHEVTLKGWVQKRRDLGGLIFIDLRDRSGIVQVVFNPTVSGQALSTAEKVRSEYVIEVKGKVVNRDPSTINPNLATGEMEVVAEEISILNASKNPPFLIQDDTDVAEDLRLKYRYLDLRRKPLQETFILRHKIAQAIRNFLNEEEFLEMETPILTKSTPEGARDYLVPSRVHSGEFYALPQSPQLFKQLLMVSGFEKYYQIARCFRDEDLRADRQPEFTQIDIETSFYSMEDIIHLTENMMKKMISEVKGLKVSTPFPRLSYQEAMERFGSDKPDTRFEMELKTVSEVVKSSGFKVFSGAVDSGGKVSAINVKGKASEFSRKDIDALTEFVKVYGAKGLAWLKVEEEEFKGPIAKFLSNEEVKGLQQILNAEDQDLLLFVADKTQVVYDSLGALRLKIGKELGLIDESKFNFLWVTDWPLLEYDEELGRYFAAHHPFTMPQVEDIEKLKDNPGEVKAQAYDLVLNGYELGGGSLRIYQKEIQDQMFDILGFSQEEAKEQFGFLLEALEYGAPPHGGIALGLDRIVMLLSGRTNLRDTILFPKTASASCLLTEAPSPVANAQLQELNLSLTKKDSNND